In the genome of Deltaproteobacteria bacterium, the window TCAAAGAACAGGATTTTAGGATTCAGGGCCATGGCCCTTGCCAGTCCGGCCCTCTTTTTCATTCCGCCACTGATTTCCGATGGCAAATGGTTTTCGTAGCCATTCAGACCAACCAAGCTCAGCTTCATCCTGACCAGGGTAGCCACAGATCGTTGGGGTAAATCCGTATACTCTGTGATCGGTAGGGCCACATTCTCAGCCAGAGTCATGGAACCAAAAAGAGCGGCGCCCTGGTACAGGACTCCGATTTTTTTCAAAACGTCTTGGAATGTCGCTTCATCACACCCGAAAATATCGTCACCGCCAATGAGCACCTGGCCTGAATCGGGGCTGATAAGTCCTACAAGGTGTTTTAGCAATGTGCTTTTCCCGCAGCCGCTTACTCCCAGGACAACGAATATTTCTCCTTCGTATACATCGAATGATACGCGGTCAAAGATAATATCTTCGCCATATCGGGCAACCAAATCTCTAACCTGGATAACGGCCTGTCTCGCCATAAGTTGCGCTTTACTCCCAGTAGCGGAGTATGACCGAAAACACTGAGTTAAACAGTATGATCAAAAAAATGCTGCTAACAACTGCAGATGTAGTTGCCTGGCCAACAGATGATGCCCCGCCTTTGACTTGAAAACCCCTGAGGCAACCTATCC includes:
- a CDS encoding ATP-binding cassette domain-containing protein, whose product is MARQAVIQVRDLVARYGEDIIFDRVSFDVYEGEIFVVLGVSGCGKSTLLKHLVGLISPDSGQVLIGGDDIFGCDEATFQDVLKKIGVLYQGAALFGSMTLAENVALPITEYTDLPQRSVATLVRMKLSLVGLNGYENHLPSEISGGMKKRAGLARAMALNPKILFFDEPSAGLDPVTSAELDNLIVHLNRSFGTTIVIVTHELQSIFAVAHRVIMLDKHARGIIGEGDPEYLRDHSQNPFVRQFFNRQTKKNRDGTEEK